Sequence from the [Clostridium] scindens genome:
TTCGAATCCTTTATTGTAACGCTCAACTTTTGCATCCTCGATGTCATCTGCATAGATGTCGCCTGTTGTTCCAAGCTGAACACCGATCTTCTTGCCTGTCAGATCATCTGGTCCTGCAATATCGCTGCCTTCTTTAACGATGATTACCTGTGTCGCGGTTGCGTATGTATCTGTAAAATCAACATTCTTCTTGCGGTCTTCTGTCACAGTCATTCCTGCTGCGCCAAAATCTGCCTTTCCGCTAGTAACAGCCGGGATAATAGAATCAAACGCCATATCCTCGATCTTTACTTCCATTCCCATCTCTTCCCCGATTGCTCTCGCGATATCCGCATCAATGCCGACTACATCGTCGCCTTCGTGGAACTCATATGGCGGGAACTCTGCATTTGTCGCCATAACAAGCGTGTCCTTGGAATCTTTCTTAGATTCTTTGGAATCCTTGGAATCATCCTTTGATCCGCATGCTGCCAAAGAGAACACGCATGCTGCAACTAATAATACGCTGACTAACTTTTTCAGTTTCATAACTTCTTTCCTCCAGTATATTTAATTTACTATTTGGCGCACTGCGCCTATGAATGCATAAAAATTCAAGCCTAGTACATATTCTATCATGTTTTTCACAAAAAACAAGTATCTTTCTTTATATTTTATGCAAGAAACGTCTGAACCAATGTGACTACTACGATGATGCCTCCCAGAATGATCCTGTAGTAGCCGAATATTTTAAAGTCATGCTTCTTGATATAGCCCATCAGGAACTTGATCGCTACGACAGACAAGCCAAAGGATACCAGGCATCCCAGTATCAGCAGGCCGAATTCTGCCCCTGTAAAATGAAATCCAAACTTCACCAGTTTCAGTAGACTGGCGCCAAACATGGCCGGAATTGCCAGGAAGAATGTAAATTCTGCCGCCACTTCCCTTGACACGCCGATAATCAGAGCGCCTACGATCGTCGCTCCTGATCTGGACGTACCTGGAATCAGCGCCAGCATCTGGAATACGCCAATCCAGATCAGCATAGAAACGGACAGTTCAGATATCCTCCTTACGGATGGCTTTCTTCCCGCATTACGGTTTTCTACTATTATAAACAGCACGCCATAGACGATCAGCATAACTGCCACTGGAAACGGCTTATAAAATAGTTCATCCAGAATGTCGTTAAACAGAATTCCCACGATGCCAGCCGGAACGGATGCGATCAGCACCTTGATCCACATCTGCCAGGTCAGCATCTTCTGCTTGCTGGTCTTTCTCGGCGAGAATGGATTCAGCTTGTGGAAATACAGAACCACAACCGCCATTATGGCCCCCAGCTGGATCACCACGTTAAACATCTCCATGAACGCATCGCTCATGCTTGGCTTAAGCACGTCTCCCACCAGGATCAGATGCCCGGTACTGCTGACTGGCAGCCATTCCGTAATTCCTTCAACGATTCCAAGAATGATTACTTTTAATACATCTAACATATCTCTCTCCTTTTCTTAATCCAGCACATATTCCTCTATGAATCTGGCAACCCCTTCCTCGTCATTGGATAGCGCCACATAGTCTGCTGCTTCTTTTACCTCTTCTGTTCCGTTTTCCATAGCTACTCCGGTTCCCACCTTCTGCATCATATACAGATCATTGGACCCATCCCCGAAAGCCAGGATATTTTCCCTTCTGATGCCAAGTCTTTTCCCCAGATCAATCAATGCATCGCCTTTATTCACGCCCTGCGCATTGACCTCGATATTCTTATCCAGGGCTCCTGTAACCACGATGCCTGGAATGCTTTTTAGTTCTTCTGCCGCCGCGTCCCGGTCTCCTAAGGATGCGAACAGTCCCTGCATCTTATCCACCGCACGGTTCTCTGCCTCGAACTTGGCACGTACATCCGGCACCGGCCTTCGGGTCGTCACAATATAGTTAGCCATAGGCGGAGACTCTATATAGCGCTCGACATTCTTAAGCGCCTCTTCCTGGGCATAGCCGATTCCATCATAGTATATCTCCCGAAGCGTATCATAATGTTCAAAGATTTCCAGAACCTTTCTGGCGATCGGCGCGGAAACCAGTTTTTCCTCTATGGTCCTGCCAGTCTGGGATTCTACCACTCTTGCTCCGTTGGCTGTAATGGCGTAGCGTATCCCCGGAAAATGGAGCAGTTCGCATGGTATGCCGCTCAGGGGCCTCCCGGTAGCCGGAAGAACTACGATTCCCTGGGCAATTGCTTTTCTTAGGATCTCCTTTGTATAAGGGGTAAATTCTTTTTCGGTAGTTAATAGCGTTCCATCCAGATCCAGCCCGATCATTCTGGCCTTAATCTTCATATGCCGTTAATTCCTTTCTGTCTTTTGAAAACCGCATTAATGTCTTGCTGACCTTATCCTTGCTCTGCTCATAAGCATTTTCCCCATGCTCCACCATCTTTTCCACCACCATCTTCTGGCTTGCCGGAGCAAATAATATGGTATCCTTGGCCGGCACCATGATTACCAGGTCATCTTTCAGCTTATCTACGCACACCTGCCAGATATGCTTAAAGCACAGCGCGCTGGCCTCATGATGGCCATCTGCTATAATGCCGAATCCCCCATACCAGGTATTTGCGATCACGAATTCCACATCCCGGATCAGATTCTCGCAGGAAGCGTGATAGAGTTCCTCGATATCGCAATCCGGAGGCAGCATATTATCCTTGAGGACTTCAAATACATCTTCTCCCCTCTTGATCACAAATATAACCGACAGGTCTTCCATAAATGCTACCACCGGCGTATCTTTTTCTGAGATGCGCTTCCCATTCAGCGCCTGGCTGTCGGTCAGCTCGCTTTTGACCCAGGGATAGATCTTTTCCTTGATGTTTTCATATTTATAATGCTCTTCTTCGTATTTTCTCATTGTCTTTTCCTCTCAATCATACATTCTATGTTCTATTCTAACAAAATTTGCTTTATAAAGCAATTTGTTGTATAATAGATAAGCACTCGCTAGAAAAGGAAAGGATGTGTATATGATAAGTACGAAAAAGAAACGTATATTACGGTCAGCCCTGGCGCTGGTTCTAACCGCCGTAACAATTGCTTCTGTGAATACTTCGGTATATTCGGCACCTTCCGCAGAAGAACTGGAAGATACTACCTCCGGCCTGCAGGGTGAATTGGATGATTTGAACAGTCAATTATCGTCCTTAAGCGCTGAACTGGACTCAGCCTCTTCAAAGATTGAAGATTTATCCGCTGATGTAGAAAAAGCCAAGCTTGACCTGGCGGCAGCCCAGCTTAATGAGGACGCACAGTATGATGCCATGAAGGACAGGATTAAGTTCATGTATGAAGGCGGCAGCGCCTCCTTGATTCAGATCTTATTCTCTTCTCAAAATATGGCGGATTTTCTTAACAAAGCAGAATATGTAACAACGATAAGCGAATATGACAGATCCATGCTGGACGAGTTGCGCGATGTGCGTATCAGCGTCGAAGAAAAGCAGTCGGATCTGGTGAGCAAGCAGCAAGAACTTGCTTCATTGCAGGAAAACCTGGAGGCAAAAAAGAATGAGCTGAATTCCAAGATCTCATCTACCTCCGGACAGCTGGATGATTATAAATCGCAGCTGGAACGCGCAAAGGCCGCCGAGGAAGCCAGCAAAGTGGCACAGAACAATGATATTTCCGGCTCCGTTACGCCTCCTGCCAATAATGGTAACAGTAACAACAGCAGCAATTCGAATTCCAACTCTGGTCAGATAAATGCTAACACCAGTGATGTCGCATTATTTGCTGCTCTTCTCGAGTGCGAATCCGGCAGTTACGACGGCATGCTTGCCGTTGCAACGGTTATTATGAACAGGGTTGCAAGCCCCAGCTATCCCAATTCGATACGCGAAGTCATCTATCAGCCAGGCCAGTTCGGCCCAACCTGGAATGGCAGTCTGAACAGAGTTCTGGCAAGAGGGCCTTCCTCAACAGCCTATTCTGTCGCCCAGGCGGCTTTAGGCGGCGCACGCCACTCTGCCGTCATCAATTGCTATTCTTTTAATGGAGCGGCATGGACTGATGTACCGGGAGTCGTGATCGGTGGAAATGTATTCTATTAGAAATATAATAGTCATATAATGCAGGATTATATCAAAGGGCATTACTATCGGGAAATAGTAATGCCCTTTTTGTCTATTGATAATCCATCACATCAATCCATTTCATCAGGAAATCTTTTTCCAGCTCATTGTCTTTCTCCAGCTGCGAAGCTGCTACGATCGGAAGCCACTGCTGCACGTACTGTCTGGCGGTGTCGCTCTTCTTGCAGAATAGGTTCAGATACAGGTCTGCCGCTTCCTGATCCTTAAGCGCGAACAGAAGATAGGTCATTGCCGCATCGGCGCTTGCATTTCCCTGGGTGGCATGCGCCCAGTCAACAACCGTCATCTTCCCGTTCTTTCCTACGATCACATTGCTGGGATTGAAATCTCCGTGACATAGCTTCGTATGCTTTGGCATGCTTTCTAACCGGGTCAGAAGTTCATATCTCTGAGTAGCATCCAGTTCTTTCAAGCCATTGATCTGCCTTGCAAGCTTATCCTTCAGCTTGTTCAGCAGCGGCGCCTTCTTCTCATGTACCTTCAACTGCAGATCCACGAAATCAGACATGTATTTCTCCAGGTTGTCATGGTCGATCTTCATCATCTCTTCCAGCGTCTTGCCATCCTTGTATTCGATGACCAGCGACCACTTCCCGTCGATCTGGGTCACTTCCTTCAGCTTTGGTATATCTAAGCCAGTCTCTTCTACCCTTACCGTATTCAAAGCCTCATTAAAGACTGCTGACTTCGGATGGAAGGTCTCAAATACTTTGACAATGCTATTATCGCATTTATAAACCTCTTTGTAAGGACGTTTTAATATCAGATTACCATTCTCCAGTTTCATAAGCCATACCTCCTTGTAGTATTTGCCGTTCATTTATTTGTTGGCTTAATTATACACCCGTAGAAATCATTTGAAAAGCATTTTTTGATATTTTTTTAACTTATATTTTTTACTTATTTTTATTGTTATTTTTTTAACTAACTTATCTATTTTTTATTTATTTAGAATAACTTCCTATGATCTCTTTTTTAATATCAGTTTCCATCTGCTAGTGAATTTTACGCTATATACAATTTGCTTCATTCTGCCGCACCGGTCACATCTTTCCGGGTAAACATACACCAGTACATCATTTTTATCCAAATCCAGACCCAAAGTATTATTTATACAGTTCCTGCAATATCCCAGATCCTGTATCTTACGCATTTTGCTCATTTTATCCCCTATCGCATAATATCTTTTTTAAAACTATATCCATGGTAATAATATCATATATAAAACGATATCTCAAGAAAAACATCGTATTATACATGATATTAATTGCCATACTATCGTTTACAATGGTTTATACAGGTGGTGAAAATATGTACGAGGACTTATTTTATCAAAGACTTATCGAATTACGTACAAAAAAGGGGGTATCTGCCCGGGATATGAGCCTTTCGATCGGACAGAATGCCGGATATATTAATGGATTGGAAAACCGTAAGGGTCTTCCCTCCATGGCTGTCTTTTTTTATATTTGTGATTTTCTGGAAGTTACCCCGAGCGAATTCTTTAATGTAGATATCGAGGAGCCGCAGAAGTTAAAAGAACTATATGAAGAAATCAAGTCATTTGATTCTGAACGTCTG
This genomic interval carries:
- a CDS encoding basic amino acid ABC transporter substrate-binding protein translates to MKLKKLVSVLLVAACVFSLAACGSKDDSKDSKESKKDSKDTLVMATNAEFPPYEFHEGDDVVGIDADIARAIGEEMGMEVKIEDMAFDSIIPAVTSGKADFGAAGMTVTEDRKKNVDFTDTYATATQVIIVKEGSDIAGPDDLTGKKIGVQLGTTGDIYADDIEDAKVERYNKGFEAVQALTQDKIDAVVIDGEPAKEFVAEADGLKILDEAFTEEEYAIAVAKDNDDLLKKMNEALASLKESGKIDEIVAKYISADKAE
- a CDS encoding undecaprenyl-diphosphate phosphatase codes for the protein MLDVLKVIILGIVEGITEWLPVSSTGHLILVGDVLKPSMSDAFMEMFNVVIQLGAIMAVVVLYFHKLNPFSPRKTSKQKMLTWQMWIKVLIASVPAGIVGILFNDILDELFYKPFPVAVMLIVYGVLFIIVENRNAGRKPSVRRISELSVSMLIWIGVFQMLALIPGTSRSGATIVGALIIGVSREVAAEFTFFLAIPAMFGASLLKLVKFGFHFTGAEFGLLILGCLVSFGLSVVAIKFLMGYIKKHDFKIFGYYRIILGGIIVVVTLVQTFLA
- a CDS encoding Cof-type HAD-IIB family hydrolase; the protein is MKIKARMIGLDLDGTLLTTEKEFTPYTKEILRKAIAQGIVVLPATGRPLSGIPCELLHFPGIRYAITANGARVVESQTGRTIEEKLVSAPIARKVLEIFEHYDTLREIYYDGIGYAQEEALKNVERYIESPPMANYIVTTRRPVPDVRAKFEAENRAVDKMQGLFASLGDRDAAAEELKSIPGIVVTGALDKNIEVNAQGVNKGDALIDLGKRLGIRRENILAFGDGSNDLYMMQKVGTGVAMENGTEEVKEAADYVALSNDEEGVARFIEEYVLD
- a CDS encoding cell wall hydrolase, which encodes MISTKKKRILRSALALVLTAVTIASVNTSVYSAPSAEELEDTTSGLQGELDDLNSQLSSLSAELDSASSKIEDLSADVEKAKLDLAAAQLNEDAQYDAMKDRIKFMYEGGSASLIQILFSSQNMADFLNKAEYVTTISEYDRSMLDELRDVRISVEEKQSDLVSKQQELASLQENLEAKKNELNSKISSTSGQLDDYKSQLERAKAAEEASKVAQNNDISGSVTPPANNGNSNNSSNSNSNSGQINANTSDVALFAALLECESGSYDGMLAVATVIMNRVASPSYPNSIREVIYQPGQFGPTWNGSLNRVLARGPSSTAYSVAQAALGGARHSAVINCYSFNGAAWTDVPGVVIGGNVFY
- a CDS encoding aminoglycoside phosphotransferase family protein, which gives rise to MKLENGNLILKRPYKEVYKCDNSIVKVFETFHPKSAVFNEALNTVRVEETGLDIPKLKEVTQIDGKWSLVIEYKDGKTLEEMMKIDHDNLEKYMSDFVDLQLKVHEKKAPLLNKLKDKLARQINGLKELDATQRYELLTRLESMPKHTKLCHGDFNPSNVIVGKNGKMTVVDWAHATQGNASADAAMTYLLFALKDQEAADLYLNLFCKKSDTARQYVQQWLPIVAASQLEKDNELEKDFLMKWIDVMDYQ
- a CDS encoding helix-turn-helix domain-containing protein, with protein sequence MYEDLFYQRLIELRTKKGVSARDMSLSIGQNAGYINGLENRKGLPSMAVFFYICDFLEVTPSEFFNVDIEEPQKLKELYEEIKSFDSERLELLARLIKYMR